In a genomic window of Sardina pilchardus chromosome 20, fSarPil1.1, whole genome shotgun sequence:
- the snapc1b gene encoding snRNA-activating protein complex subunit 1b produces the protein MTTRLDKFEEPLKTDLEELLNRFQRTDSVRYEDFSAIWRDMNFGGIFLGIKNLKEKNEFSRMALTAATAYLLPPYAFQVRVGGVYILYGLYHSQSSFPKQKIRLALKDWEDVQAFTQDAMGSQHYDVVYILHKLLGAKAFHFTAMPVPLVFVKDKKQRGTTNAEVAAKPASRPQKLVTTQMLEEVANIHQHYKQLKESVVVQNPESNLNLLRQNLVPKLFNSVMSYSTWQKIHMDGRKEASELNLEEPSTSSSSFDPRQESSRRANLLAAIKARSYGQVVEAAKSRRHRQAELSSAAEAGPREERGFGQEPGAKPVPVPRRRQRFTNSLRYRTLRRLYENGGIPEEFLKCTKLWKLSKADGDETTERVAKRFTW, from the exons ATGACGACGCGTTTAGACAAATTCGAGGAGCCCTTAAAAACAGACCTTGAGGAGTTGTTGAATCGATTTCAACGGACAGACTCTGTAAGATACGAGGACTTCTCAGCCATTTGGAGAGACATGAACTTCGGTGGAATATTTCT TGGAATCAAGAATCTGAAAGAGAAGAATGAATTCAGCCGCATGGCATTGACTGCGGCTACCGCTTACCTCTTACCGCCCTACGCCTTTCAAGTCCGAGTTGGCGGAGTTTATATTCTCTACGGTCTTTATCATTCACAGAGCAGCTTCCCAAAGCAGAAG ATCCGTCTGGCCTTGAAAGACTGGGAGGATGTCCAAGCATTCACTCAAGACGCCATGGGCTCTCAGCACTATGATGTGGTGTACATCTTGCACAAACTGCTGGGCGCAAAAGCCTTTCACTTCACCGCCATGCCTGTTCCG CTGGTATTTGTAAAAGATAAGAAGCAACGTGGGACGACGAACGCTGAGGTTGCCGCTAAACCAGCATCTCGACCTCAGAAGCTTGTCACAACGCAAATGTTGGAG GAGGTGGCTAACATTCACCAGCACTACAAGCAGCTGAAGGAATCGGTGGTTGTCCAAAACCCAGAATCCAATCTCAACCTGCTCCGCCAGAACCTGGTTCCAAAACTGTTCAATTCCGTGATGTCCTACAGCACGTGGCAGAAGATTCACATG GACGGTAGAAAAGAGGCCAGTGAACTGAACCTTGAAGAGCCCTCCACAAGTTCCAGCAGCTTTGACCCGCGTCAGGAG agcTCCAGGAGAGCAAACCTCCTCGCCGCCATCAAGGCGCGCTCGTACGGCCAGGTGGTGGAG GCGGCCAAGTCTCGGCGCCACAGACAGGCGGAGCTGAGCTCGGCAGCGGAGGCGGGCCCACGCGAAGAGCGGGGGTTTGGACAGGAGCCGGGCGCCAAGCCTGTGCCCGTTCCGCGGCGTAGACAGCGATTCACCAACTCGCTGAGATACCGCACTCTACGACGTCTCTACGAAAATG GAGGCATCCCAGAGGAGTTCCTCAAGTGCACCAAGCTGTGGAAACTGAGCAAGGCTGACGGCGACG AGACAACCGAGAGGGTCGCGAAGCGCTTCACCTGGTGA